A section of the Schistosoma haematobium chromosome ZW, whole genome shotgun sequence genome encodes:
- the DUSP2_1 gene encoding Dual specificity protein phosphatase 2 (EggNog:ENOG410V8FG~COG:V) has translation MLFITLFPNNFSPDVPVDNRSRSIIEMKVDNTGSTLTRPSPILPHLILGSQEDANSSTICKRYGITHILNVSLEGSIPSHIPSQNFYQIPVNDNYTDLMTPYFKDAFAFIESAKAAHGRVLIHCSAGISRSPTLAIAYLMYSCRMKMHEAYDVVKSGRNSVAPNFNFLGQLLEFEHQLHDSGCSEASIPIDSTPTFDSPASSCSILSMSAEMQSSSMLKSGLHSSSLSLNLTPTSPKILSKKRERPTYLGLEATSSFAGVLGGSVGKSSLHCGGSVRPIPESGISPTEEKRSRVSALLSPTQSSNPLLPSPCTGLSKLEISSPLEEYRSLLSVSRAPSSFVPAHVLPGPESAIQILKFKPFLSSYTSLQTLKFEPCSTVMPPHPIQLTATLSPASILRLRRSSSTVGTARPTLLAQRRLSSHASAPPTPRPVSTDGSHPVYRSILHPHGAFRLPSNLPSTSSSRVRELSPSTPISQEPKLEYEQLQKCNANVVGNESFKSQVSPTGCSKFLSYCRKPSLPVNLLRSHSNESLNRSYIKSDKFQGCLISSSRCFNTSNLSRSAPSQRDIDLVFFGDQGYSNNSSHLFSLRRSLPVPGELTSSSPMDSKRFDPGQLSTNLKITNIATTMRLIPKGTSVDTSCRLQQQSFVQSSGSSSPSPSASHNSPHNSSSYSLFPIS, from the exons ATGCTTTTTATCACTTTATTTCCAAATAATTTTAGTCCTGATGTACCTGTGGATAATCGTTCAAGATCGATTATAGAAATGAAAGTTGATAATACTGGTAGTACATTAACTCGTCCGTCTCCAATTCTGCCACATTTAATATTAGGAAGTCAGGAAGATGCTAATTCTTCAACTATTTGTAAACGTTATGGAATTACTCATATTCTTAATGTATCTCTTGAAGGCAGTATTCCTTCACATATTCCCAGTCAAAATTTTTATCAAATTCCTGTGAACGACAATTATACTGATCTCATGACACCATACTTCAAAGATGCTTTTGCATTTATTG AGTCTGCTAAAGCAGCCCATGGACGAGTTTTGATTCATTGTTCAGCTGGAATATCTCGGTCACCTACTCTAGCAATTGCCTATCTTATGTATTCATGTCGAATGAAAATGCATGAAGCATACGA TGTTGTTAAATCTGGACGAAACAGCGTTGCTCCTAATTTTAATTTTCTTGGACAGTTGTTGGAGTTTGAGCATCAACTTCATGATTCTGGTTGTAGTGAAGCTTCCATTCCAATCGATAGCACTCCGACTTTTGACAGCCCTGCTAGTTCGTGTTCAATTCTAAGCATGTCCGCAGAGATGCAAAGCTCTTCTATGTTAAAGTCTGGTCTTCATTCGTCATCATTATCACTAAATTTAACTCCAACATCTCCGAAGATATTATCTAAGAAACGGGAAAGACCAACATACCTTGGTTTGGAGGCTACTTCATCTTTTGCAGGAGTTTTAGGAGGATCTGTTGGAAAAAGTTCGCTACACTGTGGAGGGTCGGTTAGACCAATTCCTGAGTCTGGAATAAGCCCAACTGAAGAAAAACGTAGCAGAGTTTCAGCGTTATTGTCACCTACTCAATCTTCTAATCCATTATTACCGTCTCCTTGCACTGGTTTGTCTAAGCTAGAGATATCTTCACCCTTAGAAGAGTATCGATCTTTACTTTCTGTTTCTCGTGCTCCATCGTCTTTTGTTCCTGCACATGTGCTTCCGGGTCCTGAATCTGCCATACAGATACTTAAATTCAAACCTTTTCTTTCATCTTATACAAGTTTACAAACTTTGAAATTTGAACCATGCTCAACTGTTATGCCACCACATCCCATCCAATTAACCGCTACACTTTCACCAGCTAGTATTCTTAGACTTCGTCGTTCATCATCGACAGTTGGTACCGCAAGACCAACTTTGCTTGCTCAGCGTCGTCTTTCTTCACATGCAAGCGCACCACCGACCCCAAGGCCAGTATCTACCGACGGAAGTCATCCAGTTTATCGTAGTATTTTGCATCCACATGGAGCATTTCGTTTACCAAGTAACTTGCCATCAACTAGTTCATCTAGAGTGAGAGAGCTTAGTCCTTCCACCCCAATATCTCAAGAACCAAAGCTTGAATACGAACAGCTGCAGAAGTGTAATGCGAATGTTGTTGGGAATGAATCATTTAAAAGCCAGGTTTCTCCCACAGGTTGTTCAAAATTTCTTTCATATTGTCGAAAACCTAGTCTACCTGTTAATTTATTGCGCTCACATAGCAATGAAAGCTTAAACAGAAGCTACATAAAAAGTGACAAATTTCAGGGTTGTCTCATTTCATCATCTAGATGTTTCAATACATCTAATCTCAGTCGTAGTGCCCCATCACAACGTGATATAGATCTAGTCTTTTTTGGGGATCAGGGTTATTCGAATAATTCCTCTCATCTCTTTTCTCTACGCAGGTCTTTACCTGTTCCCGGTGAGCTTACTTCATCGTCTCCAATGGATTCAAAGAGATTCGACCCTGGACAGTTGTCAACCAACCTAAAAATAACCAATATTGCTACAACCATGCGGTTAATACCAAAAGGTACTAGTGTGGATACTTCTTGTCGACTTCAACAACAATCCTTTGTGCAATCATCTGGTAGTAGCAGTCCATCACCATCGGCTAGCCATAATTCACCACATAACAGTAGTAGTTATAGTCTATTCCCAATTTCTTAA
- the DUSP2_1 gene encoding Dual specificity protein phosphatase 2, variant 2 (EggNog:ENOG410V8FG~COG:V), with product MSAEMQSSSMLKSGLHSSSLSLNLTPTSPKILSKKRERPTYLGLEATSSFAGVLGGSVGKSSLHCGGSVRPIPESGISPTEEKRSRVSALLSPTQSSNPLLPSPCTGLSKLEISSPLEEYRSLLSVSRAPSSFVPAHVLPGPESAIQILKFKPFLSSYTSLQTLKFEPCSTVMPPHPIQLTATLSPASILRLRRSSSTVGTARPTLLAQRRLSSHASAPPTPRPVSTDGSHPVYRSILHPHGAFRLPSNLPSTSSSRVRELSPSTPISQEPKLEYEQLQKCNANVVGNESFKSQVSPTGCSKFLSYCRKPSLPVNLLRSHSNESLNRSYIKSDKFQGCLISSSRCFNTSNLSRSAPSQRDIDLVFFGDQGYSNNSSHLFSLRRSLPVPGELTSSSPMDSKRFDPGQLSTNLKITNIATTMRLIPKGTSVDTSCRLQQQSFVQSSGSSSPSPSASHNSPHNSSSYSLFPIS from the coding sequence ATGTCCGCAGAGATGCAAAGCTCTTCTATGTTAAAGTCTGGTCTTCATTCGTCATCATTATCACTAAATTTAACTCCAACATCTCCGAAGATATTATCTAAGAAACGGGAAAGACCAACATACCTTGGTTTGGAGGCTACTTCATCTTTTGCAGGAGTTTTAGGAGGATCTGTTGGAAAAAGTTCGCTACACTGTGGAGGGTCGGTTAGACCAATTCCTGAGTCTGGAATAAGCCCAACTGAAGAAAAACGTAGCAGAGTTTCAGCGTTATTGTCACCTACTCAATCTTCTAATCCATTATTACCGTCTCCTTGCACTGGTTTGTCTAAGCTAGAGATATCTTCACCCTTAGAAGAGTATCGATCTTTACTTTCTGTTTCTCGTGCTCCATCGTCTTTTGTTCCTGCACATGTGCTTCCGGGTCCTGAATCTGCCATACAGATACTTAAATTCAAACCTTTTCTTTCATCTTATACAAGTTTACAAACTTTGAAATTTGAACCATGCTCAACTGTTATGCCACCACATCCCATCCAATTAACCGCTACACTTTCACCAGCTAGTATTCTTAGACTTCGTCGTTCATCATCGACAGTTGGTACCGCAAGACCAACTTTGCTTGCTCAGCGTCGTCTTTCTTCACATGCAAGCGCACCACCGACCCCAAGGCCAGTATCTACCGACGGAAGTCATCCAGTTTATCGTAGTATTTTGCATCCACATGGAGCATTTCGTTTACCAAGTAACTTGCCATCAACTAGTTCATCTAGAGTGAGAGAGCTTAGTCCTTCCACCCCAATATCTCAAGAACCAAAGCTTGAATACGAACAGCTGCAGAAGTGTAATGCGAATGTTGTTGGGAATGAATCATTTAAAAGCCAGGTTTCTCCCACAGGTTGTTCAAAATTTCTTTCATATTGTCGAAAACCTAGTCTACCTGTTAATTTATTGCGCTCACATAGCAATGAAAGCTTAAACAGAAGCTACATAAAAAGTGACAAATTTCAGGGTTGTCTCATTTCATCATCTAGATGTTTCAATACATCTAATCTCAGTCGTAGTGCCCCATCACAACGTGATATAGATCTAGTCTTTTTTGGGGATCAGGGTTATTCGAATAATTCCTCTCATCTCTTTTCTCTACGCAGGTCTTTACCTGTTCCCGGTGAGCTTACTTCATCGTCTCCAATGGATTCAAAGAGATTCGACCCTGGACAGTTGTCAACCAACCTAAAAATAACCAATATTGCTACAACCATGCGGTTAATACCAAAAGGTACTAGTGTGGATACTTCTTGTCGACTTCAACAACAATCCTTTGTGCAATCATCTGGTAGTAGCAGTCCATCACCATCGGCTAGCCATAATTCACCACATAACAGTAGTAGTTATAGTCTATTCCCAATTTCTTAA